In a single window of the Zea mays cultivar B73 chromosome 5, Zm-B73-REFERENCE-NAM-5.0, whole genome shotgun sequence genome:
- the LOC100193755 gene encoding uncharacterized protein LOC100193755, with the protein MHLSANEGIEGLRFAVTGGQGFVGAALSLELLRRGAREVRSLDLRASSSWSQQLLDAGVRIIQGDIRKKDDVRRAFRGVDCVFHLASYGMSGKEMVQTARSDEVNINGTCNVLDACHEQGVRRLVYVSTYNVVFGGKPIVNGNEALPYFPIEDHVDAYGRSKSVAEQLVLKSNGRPAKSDKSSRLYTCAIRPAAIYGPGEERHFPRILSLAKLGLAFFKIGDPGVKTDWVYIDNLVLALILASMGLLDDIPDRKGTPVAAGQAYFICDGSPCNTFEFIIKPLFQSLGYSVPQVVLDTSVALAVSRIFLFISTLFYPWLDSKWMPQPLILPAEVYKVGVTHYFSFLKAREELGYVPIVRPHEGLAATISYWQERKRMELDGPTIFTWLAVTIGMLAVFSAACLPPVGPLKWVLDVHMFVFRSMLVIRLVLAVAIALHAGEAVYAWFLARRVDPRNAAGWFWQTFALGYFSLRYLLKRGRA; encoded by the exons ATGCATCTGAGCGCGAACGAGGGGATCGAGGGTCTGCGATTCGCGGTGACGGGCGGGCAGGGCTTCGTCGGAGCTGCCCTCAGCCTCGAGCTGCTCCGCCGCGGTGCCCGCGAGGTCCGGTCCCTCGATCTCCGCGCCTCCTCCTCCTGGTCCCAGCAGCTCCTCGACGCCGGCGTCCGAATCATCCAAG GGGACATAAGAAAGAAGGATGATGTGCGGAGGGCTTTCCGTGGAGTGGACTGTGTTTTCCACCTTGCTTCTTATGGCATGTCAGGGAAGGAGATGGTGCAGACTGCGAGATCTGATGAGGTTAATATAAATGGGACCTGCAATGTACTGGACGCTTGCCATGAGCAAGGTGTCAGAAGGCTTGTGTATGTAAGCACATACAATGTGGTATTTGGAGGAAAGCCGATTGTCAACGGAAATGAGGCGTTGCCTTATTTTCCGATTGAAGACCATGTTGATGCTTATGGGCGCAGCAAATCAGTTGCTGAACAGCTGGTACTGAAGAGTAACGGGCGGCCAGCTAA GAGTGATAAAAGTAGTCGTCTTTATACATGTGCAATTCGCCCTGCTGCTATATATGGACCAGGTGAAGAGCGTCATTTTCCAAGAATCCTGTCCCTTGCAAAGTTGGGATTAGCTTTCTTCAAAATTGGGGACCCAGGTGTCAAGACAGATTGGGTTTATATAGATAATCTAGTTCTTGCTCTGATATTGGCAAGCATGGGACttttagatgacattcctgacagGAAGGGAACTCCTGTAGCAGCTGGTCAGGCGTATTTCATATGCGATG gatcaccatgCAATACTTTTGAATTTATCATCAAGCCCCTTTTTCAAAGTTTGGGTTATTCCGTTCCTCAAGTGGTGCTGGATACCTCCGTTGCCCTTGCCGTTTCAAGAATATTTTTATTCATATCTACACTGTTCTACCCATGGCTTGATAGTAAATGGATGCCTCAGCCTCTAATTCTCCCCGCTGAAGTTTACAAG GTTGGTGTCACACACTACTTTTCGTTCTTGAAAGCTAGAGAGGAGCTCGGCTACGTGCCCATTGTGAGGCCCCACGAAGGCTTGGCCGCAACGATCTCGTACTGGCAAGAGCGGAAGAGAATGGAGCTGGATGGCCCGACCATATTTACTTGGCTGGCCGTAACGATCGGGATGCTGGCCGTGTTTTCTGCCGCCTGCCTCCCGCCAGTCGGCCCGTTGAAATGGGTGCTCGACGTCCACATGTTTGTTTTCCGCTCGATGCTCGTGATCCGGCTGGTCTTGGCGGTAGCGATCGCACTGCATGCTGGCGAAGCCGTGTACGCCTGGTTCTTGGCGAGAAGGGTTGACCCGAGGAACGCTGCCGGGTGGTTCTGGCAGACCTTCGCTCTGGGGTACTTCTCCCTCCGGTACCTTCTCAAGAGAGGCAGAGCGTGA
- the LOC103627649 gene encoding cysteine protease XCP1 — protein MEPKLAVAVFVLFLAFAACSANHHRDPSVVGYSQEDLALPSSLFRSWSVKHGKLYASPTEKLERYEIFKQNLMHIAETNRKNGSYWLGLNQFADVAHEEFKASYLGLKRALPRAGAPQTRTPTAFRYAAAAAGSLPWSVDWRYKGAVTPVKNQGKCGSCWAFSSVAAVEGINQIVTGKLVSLSEQELVDCDTTLDHGCEGGTMDLAFAYMMGSQGIHAEDDYPYLMEEGYCKEKQPQADVVTLTGFEDVPENSEISLLKALAHQPVSVGIAAGSRDFQFYRGGVFDGACSVELDHALTAVGYGSSYGQNYITMKNSWGKNWGEQGYVRIKMGTGKPEGVCGIYTMASYPVKNATRWGA, from the exons ATGGAACCCAAACTCGCGGTCGCGGTGTTCGTCCTGTTCCTAGCGTTTGCAGCCTGTTCCGCGAACCACCACCGAGACCCCTCTGTCGTCGGATACTCCCAGGAAGACCTCGCACTGCCCAGCAGCCTCTTCAGATCCTGGTCCGTGAAGCACGGCAAGCTCTACGCCAGCCCGACGGAGAAGCTGGAGAGGTACGAGATATTCAAGCAGAACCTGATGCACATCGCGGAAACGAACAGGAAGAACGGGAGCTACTGGCTGGGCCTGAACCAGTTCGCCGACGTCGCCCACGAGGAGTTCAAGGCCAGTTATCTGGGACTGAAGCGAGCACTGCCAAGAGCGGGCGCGCCACAGACACGCACCCCGACAGCGTTCAGGTACGCGGCCGCAGCCGCAGGCAGCTTGCCCTGGTCAGTCGACTGGAGGTACAAGGGAGCCGTGACGCCGGTCAAGAACCAGGGAAAATGCG GGAGCTGCTGGGCCTTCTCGTCGGTGGCAGCAGTCGAAGGGATCAACCAGATCGTGACGGGCAAGCTGGTGTCGCTCTCGGAGCAGGAGCTGGTGGACTGCGACACCACGCTGGATCACGGCTGCGAAGGGGGGACCATGGACTTGGCGTTCGCTTACATGATGGGGAGCCAGGGGATCCACGCCGAGGACGACTACCCGTACCTCATGGAAGAAGGCTACTGCAAAGAGAAACAG CCCCAAGCTGACGTCGTCAct ctaaCTGGATTCGAGGATGTCCCGGAGAACAGCGAGATCAGCCTGCTGAAAGCGCTGGCCCATCAGCCTGTCAGCGTCGGcatagctgcagggagcagggacTTCCAGTTCTACAGAGGG GGGGTGTTTGACGGGGCCTGCAGCGTCGAGCTCGACCATGCGCTGACGGCCGTCGGGTACGGCTCATCGTACGGCCAGAACTACATCACCATGAAGAACTCGTGGGGCAAGAACTGGGGGGAGCAAGGCTACGTCAGGATAAAGATGGGCACCGGGAAGCCGGAGGGTGTCTGCGGAATCTATACCATGGCCTCCTATCCCGTGAAAAATGCAACACGCTGGGGTGCTTAA
- the LOC100278506 gene encoding uncharacterized protein LOC100278506: protein MATILENIQKARFLPTRPLKDELPTFQGGGKSKEESHLMGLRKRLSSFSGKIQPISSASAAEWAFRRSKSAPSLGAAFAAGGGSLRQWWQWGVGWLLSKKPGFAGDLEMNEEEVAALGRQSRGTWAHILFKMRSGVRRLVASAHSLPTTHKQQSLPSSSAAAAHSVQCKPAASFAYAQRQSFHHTGHAMAH, encoded by the coding sequence ATGGCCACCATCCTGGAGAACATCCAGAAGGCGAGGTTCCTGCCGACCAGGCCGCTCAAGGACGAGCTGCCCACCTTCCAGGGCGgcggcaagagcaaggaggagagCCACCTCATGGGCCTGAGGAAGCGGCTGTCCAGCTTCTCCGGCAAGATCCAGCCCATCTCCTCCGCGTCGGCCGCCGAGTGGGCGTTCCGCCGCTCCAAGTCGGCGCCCTCCCTCGGCGCCGCCTTCGCCGCGGGGGGCGGCTCCCTGAGGCAGTGGTGGCAGTGGGGCGTCGGCTGGCTCCTGTCCAAGAAGCCCGGGTTCGCGGGCGACCTCGAGATGAACGAGGAGGAGGTCGCCGCGCTGGGCCGCCAGAGCAGGGGCACCTGGGCCCACATCCTGTTCAAGATGCGGTCCGGCGTCCGCCGCCTCGTCGCGTCCGCGCACTCGCTCCCCACCACGCACAAGCAGCAGTCCCTGCCGTCGTCGTCGGCCGCGGCGGCGCACAGCGTCCAGTGCAAGCCGGCGGCGTCGTTCGCCTACGCGCAGCGGCAGAGCTTCCACCACACCGGCCACGCCATGGCGCACTAG
- the LOC100193755 gene encoding uncharacterized protein isoform X1 translates to MSGKEMVQTARSDEVNINGTCNVLDACHEQGVRRLVYVSTYNVVFGGKPIVNGNEALPYFPIEDHVDAYGRSKSVAEQLVLKSNGRPAKSDKSSRLYTCAIRPAAIYGPGEERHFPRILSLAKLGLAFFKIGDPGVKTDWVYIDNLVLALILASMGLLDDIPDRKGTPVAAGQAYFICDGSPCNTFEFIIKPLFQSLGYSVPQVVLDTSVALAVSRIFLFISTLFYPWLDSKWMPQPLILPAEVYKVGVTHYFSFLKAREELGYVPIVRPHEGLAATISYWQERKRMELDGPTIFTWLAVTIGMLAVFSAACLPPVGPLKWVLDVHMFVFRSMLVIRLVLAVAIALHAGEAVYAWFLARRVDPRNAAGWFWQTFALGYFSLRYLLKRGRA, encoded by the exons ATGTCAGGGAAGGAGATGGTGCAGACTGCGAGATCTGATGAGGTTAATATAAATGGGACCTGCAATGTACTGGACGCTTGCCATGAGCAAGGTGTCAGAAGGCTTGTGTATGTAAGCACATACAATGTGGTATTTGGAGGAAAGCCGATTGTCAACGGAAATGAGGCGTTGCCTTATTTTCCGATTGAAGACCATGTTGATGCTTATGGGCGCAGCAAATCAGTTGCTGAACAGCTGGTACTGAAGAGTAACGGGCGGCCAGCTAA GAGTGATAAAAGTAGTCGTCTTTATACATGTGCAATTCGCCCTGCTGCTATATATGGACCAGGTGAAGAGCGTCATTTTCCAAGAATCCTGTCCCTTGCAAAGTTGGGATTAGCTTTCTTCAAAATTGGGGACCCAGGTGTCAAGACAGATTGGGTTTATATAGATAATCTAGTTCTTGCTCTGATATTGGCAAGCATGGGACttttagatgacattcctgacagGAAGGGAACTCCTGTAGCAGCTGGTCAGGCGTATTTCATATGCGATG gatcaccatgCAATACTTTTGAATTTATCATCAAGCCCCTTTTTCAAAGTTTGGGTTATTCCGTTCCTCAAGTGGTGCTGGATACCTCCGTTGCCCTTGCCGTTTCAAGAATATTTTTATTCATATCTACACTGTTCTACCCATGGCTTGATAGTAAATGGATGCCTCAGCCTCTAATTCTCCCCGCTGAAGTTTACAAG GTTGGTGTCACACACTACTTTTCGTTCTTGAAAGCTAGAGAGGAGCTCGGCTACGTGCCCATTGTGAGGCCCCACGAAGGCTTGGCCGCAACGATCTCGTACTGGCAAGAGCGGAAGAGAATGGAGCTGGATGGCCCGACCATATTTACTTGGCTGGCCGTAACGATCGGGATGCTGGCCGTGTTTTCTGCCGCCTGCCTCCCGCCAGTCGGCCCGTTGAAATGGGTGCTCGACGTCCACATGTTTGTTTTCCGCTCGATGCTCGTGATCCGGCTGGTCTTGGCGGTAGCGATCGCACTGCATGCTGGCGAAGCCGTGTACGCCTGGTTCTTGGCGAGAAGGGTTGACCCGAGGAACGCTGCCGGGTGGTTCTGGCAGACCTTCGCTCTGGGGTACTTCTCCCTCCGGTACCTTCTCAAGAGAGGCAGAGCGTGA